A stretch of Bradyrhizobium sp. AZCC 2262 DNA encodes these proteins:
- a CDS encoding TonB-dependent receptor, whose protein sequence is MSSNIETAKRRFRLTSSFLIPVVSLGVSGALAQQAPSEQLPPIEVTSPTDPNRTRAKPTYDEASTSRRVVPAASPSTGTQPAAGTGSNVSSQSASQGAGGSGVRQFSGIVGASSTVITAEEISHSPAQTLPEIIAQVPGVQLTSLFGGVNGAKTSVDLRGFGAFATANTLVLINGRRLNDVDMAQVDLSTIPRDSIERIEITRGNSGAVLYGDNAVGGVINIVLKNGVGGPPVAMRAEAGYGSFNQRMANVSAALNSGPWSTSFYGNGIKSDGYRVNNALDQRNGVGNINYTTPDLTAFLTVTGSDQKLGFPGGRLVDPSIGLNELVTNRRGTSTPFDYGNQQTASVTTGFTKTLMNGVDLIVDGGYRKRDTQSGFFGTVPTISLASTYNDAALQTWSITPRLSVKNTIFGLPSTILTGVDYYDSTFNQQRGAFKGVPPIHIYDLTQQSLAGYWMHTIGLLPTTDFSYGARAQNTRVSARDRYDPTAPFAFDAQATPLDSSETNYALHIGLEHRFTNTFSVFGRAAQAFRTPDVDERVLTGPSFDPLTGLSLSQNFQLKTQTSHDIEGGFRVKTNLFQVQTSVYAMDLENEIHFNPVLFYNVNLDPTRRYGSETSAALRVSDTVTLRGGMAYTRAVFREGAFAGNDVPLVSRYTGSGGVTWNIWQNYLVFDATLRAWSERFMDNDQANTQRRIPADATVDLKLSGAYEHFFWSVSVINLFDAQYYDYAIASTFTPGRFAAYPLPGRTYMVRAGATF, encoded by the coding sequence ATGTCTTCCAACATCGAAACCGCGAAGCGGCGCTTCCGGCTTACCTCCAGCTTTCTCATACCCGTCGTATCGCTCGGCGTTTCCGGCGCGCTGGCGCAGCAGGCGCCATCAGAGCAATTGCCGCCGATCGAGGTAACCTCGCCCACCGACCCGAACCGGACCCGCGCCAAACCGACCTACGATGAGGCATCGACCTCGCGCCGCGTCGTGCCGGCGGCTTCGCCGTCGACCGGCACGCAACCCGCAGCCGGGACCGGCTCGAACGTCTCATCGCAAAGTGCTTCGCAAGGCGCTGGCGGAAGCGGCGTCCGGCAATTCTCCGGCATCGTCGGCGCATCGTCGACCGTAATCACGGCGGAGGAGATTTCGCATTCGCCGGCCCAAACGCTGCCCGAGATCATCGCGCAAGTGCCGGGCGTGCAGTTGACCAGCCTGTTTGGCGGCGTGAACGGCGCCAAGACGTCGGTCGATCTGCGCGGGTTTGGCGCGTTCGCCACCGCCAATACCCTCGTCCTCATCAACGGACGCCGGCTCAACGATGTCGACATGGCCCAGGTCGATCTCTCGACCATTCCGCGCGATTCGATCGAGCGCATCGAAATCACGCGCGGCAATAGTGGCGCGGTGCTTTACGGCGACAACGCGGTCGGCGGCGTCATCAATATCGTCCTGAAGAATGGCGTCGGCGGCCCACCCGTTGCCATGCGCGCCGAGGCCGGATACGGCTCCTTCAACCAGCGCATGGCCAATGTCTCCGCGGCGCTGAACTCGGGACCGTGGTCGACGTCGTTTTATGGCAACGGCATCAAATCCGATGGCTACCGGGTCAATAATGCGCTCGACCAACGCAACGGCGTGGGCAACATCAACTACACAACGCCGGACCTCACCGCGTTCCTGACCGTCACCGGCAGCGATCAGAAGCTTGGCTTCCCCGGCGGCAGGTTGGTCGACCCGTCGATCGGCCTGAACGAGTTGGTGACCAACCGCAGGGGCACCAGCACACCATTCGACTACGGGAACCAGCAGACGGCCAGCGTAACGACCGGCTTCACCAAGACCCTGATGAACGGGGTTGATCTCATTGTCGACGGCGGCTACCGGAAAAGGGACACGCAGAGCGGCTTCTTCGGCACGGTGCCGACCATCAGCTTAGCGTCGACCTATAACGATGCCGCCCTGCAGACCTGGTCAATCACGCCGCGCCTGAGCGTCAAGAACACAATCTTCGGGTTGCCCTCAACGATCCTGACCGGCGTCGACTATTACGATTCGACGTTCAACCAGCAACGCGGCGCCTTCAAGGGCGTGCCGCCGATCCATATCTACGACCTCACGCAGCAGTCGCTGGCCGGTTACTGGATGCATACGATCGGCCTGCTTCCGACGACCGACTTCTCCTATGGCGCGCGGGCGCAGAACACGCGCGTCTCGGCGCGGGATCGCTACGACCCCACCGCGCCGTTCGCGTTCGATGCACAGGCCACACCGCTGGACAGCAGCGAGACCAACTACGCGCTTCACATCGGTCTCGAGCATCGATTCACGAACACCTTCTCGGTGTTCGGTCGCGCCGCACAGGCGTTCCGCACCCCAGACGTGGATGAGCGCGTGCTGACGGGCCCGTCATTCGATCCCTTGACGGGCTTATCCTTGTCGCAGAATTTCCAGCTCAAGACCCAGACCTCGCACGACATCGAAGGCGGCTTCCGCGTCAAGACCAACCTGTTCCAGGTGCAGACCAGCGTCTACGCCATGGATCTTGAGAACGAGATCCATTTCAATCCCGTGCTGTTCTACAACGTCAATCTCGATCCCACGCGCCGCTACGGCTCCGAGACCAGCGCCGCGCTGCGCGTCAGCGACACCGTGACGCTCCGCGGTGGCATGGCCTATACGCGCGCTGTCTTCCGCGAGGGTGCGTTCGCGGGCAACGACGTGCCGCTGGTATCGCGCTATACGGGAAGCGGCGGCGTGACCTGGAACATCTGGCAGAACTATCTGGTGTTCGACGCGACCCTGCGCGCCTGGAGCGAGCGCTTCATGGACAACGACCAGGCGAACACCCAGCGGCGTATTCCGGCCGACGCTACCGTCGACCTGAAACTGAGTGGGGCTTACGAACACTTCTTCTGGTCGGTGAGCGTGATCAACCTGTTCGATGCGCAGTACTACGACTATGCCATCGCCAGCACGTTCACGCCGGGCCGCTTCGCGGCCTATCCGCTGCCCGGACGCACCTACATGGTGAGGGCCGGCGCAACGTTCTGA
- a CDS encoding DUF6925 family protein, whose protein sequence is MIAAAIEAAHHDAFQQMMAACGDPAALATKRRVVDAVLAGEPPTAVASDRRGRISVRIALRQMKSQGHASEALSAWLASFDQGAPEEADDEADLHHEG, encoded by the coding sequence ATGATCGCCGCGGCCATCGAGGCCGCGCACCATGATGCCTTTCAGCAGATGATGGCTGCGTGCGGCGATCCCGCAGCCCTTGCGACCAAGCGGCGCGTGGTCGACGCGGTGCTGGCCGGAGAGCCGCCCACGGCGGTGGCCAGTGACCGCCGCGGCCGGATCAGCGTCCGCATTGCGTTGCGGCAGATGAAGTCGCAGGGACATGCGTCAGAGGCGCTCAGCGCCTGGCTCGCGAGCTTCGATCAGGGAGCCCCCGAGGAGGCCGACGACGAGGCGGACCTTCATCATGAGGGCTGA
- a CDS encoding transcriptional regulator: MDDEPKSAAELKEIRLNRKRAQEVEGIKAMAEIAAADVAIRKRTEKLRALRLAKEAADRENPPEPAVKSKAKTRAAKRG; encoded by the coding sequence ATGGATGATGAGCCGAAGAGTGCCGCCGAACTGAAAGAGATCCGGCTCAATCGCAAGCGCGCCCAGGAAGTCGAAGGCATCAAGGCGATGGCCGAGATCGCCGCCGCCGACGTCGCGATCCGAAAGCGGACCGAGAAGTTGCGCGCGCTCCGTCTGGCGAAGGAAGCGGCCGACCGCGAAAACCCGCCGGAACCGGCGGTCAAAAGCAAAGCCAAGACCAGAGCCGCGAAAAGAGGCTGA
- a CDS encoding N-acyl-D-amino-acid deacylase family protein, producing the protein MTSTPDLVIRGGTVADGKGSELFEADVAIASGRITEVGKVAAKGKEEIDAKGKLVAPGFVDVHTHYDGQVTWSQDITPSSQNGVTTAIMGNCGVGFAPCRPADHFRLIQLMEGVEDIPEPVLSAGIPWAWESFPDYMEWLSKRSFDMDIGAQLPHAALRVYVMGERGARRDPATPEDNKAMAALAGDAVRSGALGFSTSRTLNHRTSTGDYTPTLKAGEDELTAIAAAMHGVGRSVLQFVLDQSTVHEDLPMMLRVAQNTRCPISFSVAQADKAPRRWRQTMDTINEAAARGLSITTQIAARPVGLLLGLELSRNPFQTHPSYRAIAKLPLAERLTHLRRPEVRAAILSETATATDDPLFFRPNYDKMYLLGNPPDYEQLPENALGPQARRQGRQPEELAYDAMLTDEGRGMLYVPFLNYADGNLDAVHEMLREPSAVPGLSDGGAHCGIICDASFPTYLLTHWTRDRSRGEKLSIPFVVAAQSRKTALSVGLYDRGVIAPGFKADVNVIDYDRLHLHPPKVHYDLPVGGRRLMQQVDGYEATIVSGVVTQRGGKATGARPGKLVRGTQGSKTEFGAAAS; encoded by the coding sequence ATGACCTCGACCCCCGACCTCGTGATCCGCGGCGGCACCGTTGCCGATGGCAAGGGTAGCGAATTGTTCGAAGCCGATGTGGCGATCGCCAGTGGCCGCATCACCGAAGTCGGCAAGGTTGCCGCGAAGGGCAAGGAAGAAATCGACGCCAAGGGCAAACTGGTCGCGCCCGGCTTTGTCGACGTCCACACCCATTATGACGGCCAGGTCACCTGGAGCCAGGACATCACGCCCTCGTCGCAGAACGGCGTCACCACAGCGATCATGGGCAATTGCGGCGTCGGTTTTGCGCCATGCCGCCCGGCCGATCATTTCAGGCTGATCCAGTTGATGGAAGGCGTCGAGGATATTCCCGAGCCGGTGCTGAGCGCCGGCATTCCCTGGGCCTGGGAGAGTTTTCCGGATTACATGGAGTGGCTGTCGAAGCGAAGCTTCGACATGGATATCGGCGCGCAACTGCCGCACGCGGCCTTGCGTGTGTACGTGATGGGCGAGCGCGGCGCGCGGCGCGATCCCGCAACGCCTGAGGACAACAAGGCGATGGCGGCGCTCGCCGGAGACGCCGTGCGATCAGGCGCACTGGGCTTCTCAACCTCGCGCACCCTCAACCACCGCACCTCGACGGGCGACTACACGCCGACGCTGAAAGCGGGCGAAGATGAATTGACCGCGATTGCGGCCGCGATGCACGGCGTCGGCCGCAGCGTGCTGCAATTCGTGCTCGACCAAAGCACCGTGCACGAAGATCTGCCGATGATGCTGCGGGTCGCCCAGAATACCAGATGCCCGATCTCGTTTTCCGTAGCCCAGGCCGACAAGGCGCCGCGACGCTGGCGCCAGACGATGGACACCATCAATGAAGCCGCGGCCCGTGGGCTGTCGATCACGACACAGATTGCCGCGCGTCCCGTCGGGCTGCTGCTTGGGCTCGAATTGTCGCGCAACCCGTTCCAGACCCATCCGAGCTATCGCGCGATCGCCAAGCTGCCACTGGCCGAGCGGCTGACGCATTTGCGCCGGCCCGAAGTGCGCGCCGCCATCCTGAGCGAGACGGCGACGGCGACCGACGACCCGCTGTTCTTCCGGCCGAACTACGACAAGATGTATCTGCTCGGTAATCCCCCGGACTACGAGCAGCTGCCGGAAAATGCGCTTGGCCCGCAAGCCCGCCGCCAAGGTCGGCAGCCGGAAGAACTCGCCTACGACGCGATGCTGACGGACGAGGGCCGCGGCATGCTCTACGTGCCGTTCCTGAATTATGCCGACGGCAACCTCGATGCCGTGCACGAGATGCTTCGCGAACCCAGCGCCGTGCCGGGCCTCTCCGACGGCGGCGCGCATTGCGGCATCATCTGCGACGCCAGCTTCCCGACCTATCTATTGACGCACTGGACGCGTGACCGCAGCCGCGGCGAGAAACTGTCGATCCCGTTCGTGGTGGCGGCGCAGTCGCGCAAGACCGCGCTCTCGGTCGGCCTCTACGATCGCGGCGTGATCGCGCCCGGTTTCAAGGCCGACGTCAACGTGATCGACTATGATCGCCTGCACCTGCATCCGCCAAAAGTGCATTACGACCTGCCGGTCGGCGGCCGCCGCCTGATGCAACAGGTCGACGGCTACGAGGCCACCATCGTCTCCGGGGTGGTGACGCAGCGCGGCGGCAAGGCCACCGGCGCGCGTCCGGGCAAACTGGTGCGCGGCACGCAAGGCAGCAAGACCGAGTTCGGCGCGGCGGCGAGCTAG